The Triticum dicoccoides isolate Atlit2015 ecotype Zavitan chromosome 6A, WEW_v2.0, whole genome shotgun sequence genome has a window encoding:
- the LOC119314755 gene encoding peptidyl-prolyl cis-trans isomerase-like, with product MEGTDGDGNGVCFPYDVLLDILRRLPRRDVAKSRCVCRVWRALLDAHKPLPLMVFFDVTIGGTPAGRIVMELFAKDVPKTAENFRALCTGEKGVGRSGKPLHYKGSAFHRVIPDFVIQGGDFTRGNGTGGESIYGGKFPDENFIRKHIKPGMVSMANAGPDTNGSNFFICTVPCALLDGKHVVFGEVVEGMDVLRNIEKVGSRSGMCAKSVIIADSGQL from the coding sequence ATGGAAGGGACCGACGGCGACGGCAATGGTGTGTGCTTCCCCTACGACGTGCTACTCGACATcctccgccgcctcccccgccgcgACGTCGCCAAGTCCCGCTGCGTCTGCCGTGTGTGGCGCGCCCTCCTCGACGCCCACAAGCCCCTCCCTCTAATGGTGTTCTTTGACGTGACCATCGGCGGCACCCCCGCAGGCCGCATCGTGATGGAGCTCTTTGCCAAGGACGTGCCCAAGACGGCGGAGAACTTCCGCGCGCTCTGCACCGGCGAGAAGGGCGTCGGCAGGAGCGGCAAGCCGCTGCACTATAAGGGCAGCGCGTTCCACCGCGTCATCCCCGACTTCGTGATCCAGGGCGGGGACTTCACCAGGGGCAACGGCACCGGCGGCGAGTCCATCTACGGCGGCAAGTTCCCCGACGAGAATTTCATCCGCAAGCACATCAAGCCCGGGATGGTCTCCATGGCCAACGCGGGCCCCGACACCAACGGCTCTAATTTCTTCATCTGCACCGTCCCCTGCGCGTTGCTCGACGGCAAGCACGTAGTCTTCGGCGAGGTCGTCGAGGGCATGGACGTCCTCAGGAACATCGAGAAGGTGGGCTCCCGCAGTGGCATGTGCGCCAAGTCCGTCATCATCGCCGACTCCGGCCAGCTCTGA